The Mesorhizobium sp. NBSH29 genome has a segment encoding these proteins:
- a CDS encoding ABC transporter permease, translating to MNGTTLHVLRLAMRFSLREMRGGFAGFRIFLICIALGVAAIGGVNSVARSISVGVANEGQGLLGGDIRFELNQREASVPELGFLNSLGVVATSAGMRSMARLEDGSDQTLAEVKAVDASYPLYGALVTEPALDITLLLEAREGVFGAAAPDLLFERLGLSVGDRLKVGSATYELRARILTEPDAISDGFAFAPRLLLSLEGLGASGLIQPGSLVEYAYKVRLPAGSSEAQLASIREQAKDAFPHAGWSVRTRSNAAPSLSANIERFSQFLTLVGLTALVVGGVGVANAVRAYLDSKRGVIATFKSLGASGGFVFTVYLVQVMLVAAIGIAVGLVLAALMPFAASAALSSLIPVPAETGLYPAALGLAALFGFLVTLAFALLPLGRARNVPATALFREMGFEGHGLPHWGYVAAAFAIAVFLASLAVLFSSDRWIATIFVGATIFAFIVLRSVGWMVQWAARRAPRVGSTALRLAIGNIHRAGALTPSVVLSLGLGLTLLVTLALIDGNLRRQITGNLPERAPNFFFADIQGTDVDAFSKLLGQKAAGAKLMLVPMLRGRVIALNGIDVQKITVPPEGAWVLRGDRGITHSDTVPENASLVEGTWWPSDYSGEPLVSFSAEEGKAIGLKLGDTVTINVLGRDITARIASFRQIEWESLGINFVMVFSPNTFAGAPHSWLATLTGKNISAGQEASILNAVTRAFPAITTVRVKDALDVVNRLVAQLGTAIRAAASVALIASVLVLAGALAAGNRARVHDAVVLKTLGATRRTLIAAFALEYMLIGLATAIFALLAGGTAAWFVVASVMKLPSQFMPDVALATLILALVLTVGIGLAGTWRVLGQKAAPVLRNL from the coding sequence ATGAACGGCACAACGCTCCATGTTCTGCGTCTGGCAATGCGGTTTTCGCTACGCGAAATGCGTGGAGGCTTTGCGGGCTTTCGCATCTTCCTCATTTGCATAGCGCTCGGCGTCGCTGCGATCGGCGGCGTCAATTCCGTGGCTCGCTCGATCAGCGTCGGTGTCGCCAATGAGGGTCAAGGCTTGCTGGGCGGCGATATTCGATTCGAGCTGAACCAGCGCGAGGCGAGTGTACCGGAACTGGGGTTCCTCAACAGTTTGGGCGTGGTCGCCACCAGTGCCGGCATGCGCTCCATGGCGCGCCTGGAAGATGGCTCGGACCAGACCCTTGCCGAGGTCAAAGCGGTCGATGCCTCCTACCCGCTTTACGGCGCTTTGGTTACGGAACCGGCCCTCGATATCACATTACTCCTGGAAGCTCGTGAAGGTGTTTTCGGTGCGGCGGCGCCCGATCTCCTGTTCGAGCGTCTGGGTCTGTCGGTCGGTGACCGACTGAAGGTTGGGTCGGCTACATACGAATTGCGGGCACGGATACTTACCGAGCCGGACGCGATTTCGGATGGCTTTGCCTTTGCACCTCGCCTGCTGCTCTCGCTCGAAGGCCTCGGCGCCTCCGGCCTGATCCAGCCCGGCAGTCTTGTTGAATATGCTTACAAGGTAAGGCTGCCTGCGGGCTCAAGCGAAGCGCAATTAGCGTCGATCCGCGAGCAGGCAAAAGACGCATTTCCGCACGCTGGCTGGTCAGTGCGTACGCGCAGCAATGCAGCTCCGTCGCTGTCCGCCAACATCGAGCGCTTTTCACAATTTCTCACCCTTGTCGGGTTGACGGCTCTGGTGGTCGGCGGCGTTGGCGTTGCCAATGCCGTGCGCGCATATCTCGATTCCAAGCGCGGCGTCATCGCCACCTTCAAAAGCCTTGGCGCATCCGGCGGCTTTGTCTTCACCGTCTATCTGGTGCAAGTGATGTTGGTTGCAGCGATCGGCATTGCTGTGGGGTTGGTTCTGGCAGCATTGATGCCCTTTGCAGCAAGCGCTGCATTGAGCTCGCTAATCCCGGTTCCGGCTGAAACGGGGCTTTATCCGGCGGCGCTCGGGCTTGCTGCATTGTTTGGTTTTCTGGTCACGCTCGCCTTCGCGCTTTTGCCGCTCGGGCGCGCGCGCAATGTTCCCGCCACGGCACTTTTCCGCGAGATGGGGTTTGAGGGTCATGGCTTGCCACACTGGGGCTATGTTGCAGCAGCTTTCGCGATAGCGGTGTTTTTGGCCTCGCTTGCTGTTCTGTTTTCCAGCGACCGATGGATTGCGACCATTTTCGTTGGTGCGACCATTTTTGCCTTCATCGTCCTGCGGAGCGTTGGCTGGATGGTGCAATGGGCCGCGCGCAGGGCGCCGCGCGTCGGATCGACTGCGCTGCGCTTGGCAATCGGCAACATCCACCGCGCCGGCGCGCTCACCCCCTCAGTTGTCCTGTCGCTTGGGCTCGGCCTGACCTTGCTTGTCACGCTTGCTCTGATCGACGGGAACCTGCGTCGCCAGATCACCGGCAATCTGCCGGAGCGGGCGCCTAACTTCTTCTTCGCAGATATTCAGGGCACCGATGTCGATGCGTTTTCAAAACTTCTTGGCCAAAAGGCTGCGGGTGCAAAACTGATGCTGGTGCCCATGTTGCGCGGTCGCGTCATTGCGCTGAACGGGATCGATGTGCAGAAGATAACCGTACCGCCAGAGGGCGCATGGGTTCTGCGCGGCGACCGCGGGATAACCCATTCTGATACCGTCCCAGAAAACGCGTCTCTCGTTGAAGGCACATGGTGGCCCTCAGACTATTCCGGCGAGCCACTCGTCTCCTTTTCCGCCGAGGAGGGCAAGGCCATCGGCCTGAAACTCGGCGACACTGTTACAATCAATGTCTTGGGTCGCGACATCACGGCAAGAATTGCAAGCTTCCGCCAGATTGAGTGGGAATCACTCGGCATCAACTTCGTCATGGTATTCTCGCCAAACACGTTTGCAGGGGCTCCGCACTCCTGGCTGGCGACGCTGACGGGCAAGAACATTTCAGCTGGCCAGGAAGCCAGCATCCTCAATGCTGTTACGCGTGCATTCCCGGCCATCACGACAGTTCGGGTGAAAGACGCGCTGGATGTGGTGAACCGTCTGGTGGCCCAGTTGGGCACCGCAATACGGGCTGCGGCAAGCGTCGCGCTGATCGCATCCGTGCTGGTGCTTGCCGGTGCGCTCGCCGCAGGCAACCGCGCCCGCGTTCACGACGCCGTGGTGCTGAAGACCTTGGGCGCCACACGCCGCACACTGATTGCCGCATTTGCTCTGGAGTATATGCTGATCGGGCTGGCGACAGCGATCTTTGCGCTCCTTGCAGGTGGAACAGCGGCCTGGTTCGTTGTCGCTTCTGTGATGAAACTTCCTTCACAATTCATGCCAGACGTAGCGCTCGCCACGTTAATACTCGCTCTGGTTTTGACGGTTGGCATCGGTCTCGCGGGAACCTGGCGTGTTCTCGGCCAGAAGGCCGCGCCGGTCTTGCGTAATCTTTAG
- a CDS encoding Bax inhibitor-1/YccA family protein, protein MADLRNYQARAAGIGTRTHADIDEGLRAYMLKVYNLMALGLAVTGLAAVAMMMAATTTDPSAAVATLGNGKMLTSIGAAVYGSPLRWVVMLAPIAMVFFLSYRVDKMSVSAAQTTFWVFSALMGISLSSVFLVFTGQSVVQTFFVTAAAFGALSLYGYTTKRDLTAMGSFLMMGVFGLIIAMVVNIFLQSSAMQFAISAIGVLIFSGLTAYDTQKIKEMYFEGDDAMVSGRKAIMGALNLYLDFINLFSFLLQFMGNRE, encoded by the coding sequence ATGGCTGACCTTCGCAACTACCAGGCGCGCGCAGCAGGGATTGGCACCCGCACGCACGCCGATATCGACGAGGGCCTGCGCGCCTATATGCTCAAGGTTTATAACCTGATGGCGCTCGGCCTTGCCGTCACCGGACTGGCTGCCGTGGCTATGATGATGGCCGCCACCACTACCGACCCGTCCGCTGCAGTCGCAACACTTGGCAATGGCAAGATGCTGACCAGTATCGGTGCCGCCGTTTATGGCTCGCCCTTGCGTTGGGTCGTTATGCTGGCGCCTATCGCCATGGTGTTCTTCCTGTCGTACCGCGTTGACAAGATGAGCGTATCCGCGGCCCAAACCACCTTCTGGGTGTTTTCGGCACTGATGGGCATTTCGCTGTCGTCTGTCTTTTTGGTCTTCACCGGCCAGAGCGTTGTGCAGACCTTCTTTGTGACCGCTGCCGCATTTGGTGCGCTGTCACTTTACGGCTACACGACCAAGCGCGATTTGACGGCTATGGGTTCGTTCCTGATGATGGGCGTATTTGGCCTGATTATCGCCATGGTGGTGAACATTTTCCTACAGTCATCCGCCATGCAGTTTGCCATTTCGGCAATCGGCGTGCTGATCTTTTCGGGCCTTACCGCCTATGACACGCAGAAGATCAAGGAGATGTATTTCGAGGGCGACGATGCCATGGTCTCTGGCCGCAAGGCGATCATGGGTGCGCTGAACCTCTATCTCGATTTCATCAACCTGTTCTCGTTCCTGCTGCAGTTCATGGGCAACCGCGAATAG
- a CDS encoding GNAT family N-acetyltransferase — protein MTRIAIRPAQPDDLDTITHIYADAVLHGTATYELDPPDRSEMQQRFEAMVAGGYPYIVAEEEGVLLGYAYAGPFRPRPAYRFMVEDSIYIAPTAKGRGTGRLLLERLLLESEELGFRQMIAVIGDGTPQSASVKLHERLGFVHCGTMAGSGYKHGRWLDTVLMQYAMNGGSDTDPDPTSLPERRFQQGG, from the coding sequence ATGACCCGAATAGCGATCCGGCCCGCGCAACCGGACGACCTTGATACCATTACTCACATCTACGCCGATGCCGTCCTTCACGGCACCGCAACCTATGAATTGGATCCACCGGATCGCTCCGAGATGCAGCAGCGCTTTGAGGCGATGGTAGCAGGTGGTTACCCGTATATCGTTGCCGAGGAAGAAGGCGTTTTGCTCGGCTACGCCTATGCAGGTCCGTTCCGCCCCCGTCCGGCCTATCGGTTCATGGTGGAAGATTCGATTTATATCGCGCCGACCGCAAAGGGTCGTGGCACCGGCCGCCTGCTCCTCGAAAGACTGCTGCTTGAATCAGAAGAGCTTGGGTTTCGCCAGATGATTGCTGTCATCGGTGATGGCACCCCACAAAGCGCATCGGTTAAACTTCATGAGCGGTTGGGCTTCGTTCACTGTGGAACGATGGCAGGATCAGGCTACAAGCACGGGCGCTGGCTCGATACTGTGCTCATGCAATATGCGATGAACGGTGGCAGCGACACGGATCCGGACCCAACATCTCTTCCAGAGCGTCGGTTTCAGCAAGGCGGCTAA
- a CDS encoding DUF2794 domain-containing protein yields MTDRGAGSDGNDCAILIPLHVARRDRHELPVTFDRRELDLVLRLYGRMVAANEWRDYAIDHLPDQAVFSVFRRTSETPLFQIIKNPKLARKQGAFSVVTATGLIVKRGHELGQVLAVFDKTVKLVKG; encoded by the coding sequence ATGACGGATCGCGGTGCCGGGTCGGACGGGAATGATTGCGCTATTCTCATCCCACTGCACGTGGCCAGACGCGACAGACATGAATTGCCAGTCACTTTCGACCGACGCGAACTGGATCTTGTCCTGCGGCTTTACGGGCGTATGGTTGCTGCCAATGAATGGCGCGACTACGCGATTGACCACCTGCCCGATCAGGCCGTGTTTTCCGTGTTCCGGCGCACCAGTGAGACGCCGCTGTTTCAGATCATCAAGAACCCAAAGTTGGCGCGCAAGCAGGGCGCTTTTTCTGTGGTGACTGCCACAGGCCTCATCGTCAAACGTGGGCATGAGTTGGGCCAGGTGCTGGCGGTTTTCGACAAAACGGTCAAGCTGGTGAAGGGCTGA